The Marinoscillum sp. 108 genome contains the following window.
CTTCCTTCTTTCCTGCTTATTGATGATGGTGTAAATCCCCTCCTGACCCTTTACATCCACTTTTTGGCCAAGGAAGCTCTGGGTACCTGCTTTTGTCCTTTTGACTTTTGGTTTATTTGCTTCCATCATACTCTCCGGCTCCTTTTGGCCAATGATGAAGTTGATACCAAACCTCACATCAATGGCCTGGAATTTTGTGAGGTCATAGTTGACCACCTGATCTACGGCCAGATACATCTGTGCGGGTCCGCCTTTCAGTGCCAGAGCCGCCCCCATGTTGAAAAACTGCTGCGGAAGCTTGGTGACATTGACGGTCCCTACGAAAAATTTCCCGAAAGAATGTCTGTATCCCGCCCCTAAAAGAAACTTCATCTGACCCTGAATATACCTTGCACCCCCTGTGGCGATCACATCTCCCCCATTGTGCGCATGATAAGTCCAGCTCAAATACGCTTTCGGGCTGATAATGGTGGTATAAGGGTCGTCGGTTTCACTATTCCGGTTCTTAAACTTATTGATGAGGGAGTCCTCTATGGTCTGCACCAAATCCCCCGGATCTTTAAGGTCGATGCCTGAGTAAGTCATAGTGGTATCGGCAAGGGTATAATTCTTGATGTCCTCTTTCCACGAAATGAATCCAATATCTGCAATAGATCCTGAGATGGTATAATCAGGCCCCATGTTCAGGTTGAACCCCAGGTCAATGGCTGCGCCGCGATTGTTATTGGAGATGAGGTGAGTACCCAAATTGCCGGTATTCCCCTGAAAGATGTCCATTCCACTGGTGCGGAAGGTAGCATCGCGCATATCCAGACTGATGGAGTAGTCTTCTTTGTTAGTAGTAAGGTCGGCTGTGAAACCTCCAGGGGTGCTTCCATTGAGAAAACCCTGAAGATATTTAGCCCGAACGCCTACTGAGAGGTCACTCGAAATATTGGTGGAATAGCCCAATCCGAATTCCCTGAAATAGGTTGTGGATAACCTCGTCTTGCCTATTTTAACGGTTTCACCTTTAGATCCGGAGTTGCCTTTAATCAGGAATTCCATGAGAGATTTTGGGTATAAAAAATCCATCTCTATTCGCTCATTGGCATACAATGCCAGGGTAGACCCTCCTCTGGTGGTGATCCCAAGATGAAAGAGGTTAAAGGCAGTGGTCATGCTCACCATATTGTTTTTCTGCAGACTCTTAAGGTAGAGGTTCAGGTCTATTTCCTTTTGAACTTCTCCCTGTATGATGACATCCTTGTAATTGAATTTATTATTGAAATTCAAATGAATACCTGAAAGTACCGGAAGTCCTACGAACACCTTTCCCTCAGGAACCAGTGCCGGGTTGTAGTAGCTGTTCTGAAAGGTAGCGTTGCCAAGGTGATAGAAGGACAGACTGCTCTGAGCGCTGGAGGCAAGGGCACAGGCTACTACCAAGGAGAAAGTAACATAAAATCGCCTCATCATAGTTCAGTTTTTAGTTTTCCGACTACAGCCACTTTAATGTCGATTTTATAATCCGCCAGGATTTTCACGTAGACATCTCTGGTACCGGAAGTGGCGGGCGTATTCAAAATAATCCTTAACACAACTTTTGATCCGACCCGCAGTGCATCTACACCTTCGGCAGTGAGGTGGATGTCCTCCACGTGGCTTCGGGCCTGTGTCACCAGTCCCGCCTTATCGATAAAAGGAGTTTCCAGGACCAGTGCCTGTGGTATAGTATGGAGTGTGGAGTCCGACTTATCCCTGATCTCTACTTCTAATCTGGCTGAAAATGGAAGCCCATTCAGTGAGATGATTCGCATGGTCAGGCTTTCGGCCTCATCAAAGTCCAGTCCATCACCAAGACTAAAATCAATTTCGCGTGTGACATCCTTCAATGACAACTCCATAGGAAGCGAGATCTCAATGGCTGTGGAGATATAGCTATCATCCATCACAAAGTTCTGTTGGGTAGGGTCATCGGGGTTAGCAATTCCCGTGAGATTAAAACCGATGGACCTGGGAGAGGCCGCCAGCAAATCCCGCAAGGAAGAGTTTTGGCTATTGAGTGAGACGGTAGACTGAACAAACTGACCTGGAGACTTGGCCCCTTCCACTACCTGTGGTGTCACTGTGGCACTTCCACTCAGGTAGGTGGTATCCATTCCGCTGGCGGAGCTATCTGCGCCATAAAGTCCCTTGAATACGATGCCCATCGGAACCCCAAAAGTACTTTCAAAATGGAAGTTGATTTCCGGATCGCCAAACTTGAAGCCTGATTCGCCCAGGTCTTCAAAAAAGGCGATGTTGAGTACCTCGTTGCCCACTGCGAGGGTGTCCTGGCCAAACTTACCATATAGGATAGAAAAGGTCTGGTCGAGATAGCTGAGGGTCATATTCAGATAGTCTGTAGGGGAAGTGCTCTCTCCTGGACCAAGAAATACCGTGATTTGGGCATTCACCTGAAAAGTGTTACTGTCTCCTTCCGTGGAGAGCAGCGTTTTGTAACCATCCAGATCTCTGGATTCTTCGTAGTTGCCAAAACCACCCATGCTGCCTGCAAATGTCACGGGCTCATTTCCTGAGATTGACCGGG
Protein-coding sequences here:
- a CDS encoding DUF5723 family protein, which encodes MMRRFYVTFSLVVACALASSAQSSLSFYHLGNATFQNSYYNPALVPEGKVFVGLPVLSGIHLNFNNKFNYKDVIIQGEVQKEIDLNLYLKSLQKNNMVSMTTAFNLFHLGITTRGGSTLALYANERIEMDFLYPKSLMEFLIKGNSGSKGETVKIGKTRLSTTYFREFGLGYSTNISSDLSVGVRAKYLQGFLNGSTPGGFTADLTTNKEDYSISLDMRDATFRTSGMDIFQGNTGNLGTHLISNNNRGAAIDLGFNLNMGPDYTISGSIADIGFISWKEDIKNYTLADTTMTYSGIDLKDPGDLVQTIEDSLINKFKNRNSETDDPYTTIISPKAYLSWTYHAHNGGDVIATGGARYIQGQMKFLLGAGYRHSFGKFFVGTVNVTKLPQQFFNMGAALALKGGPAQMYLAVDQVVNYDLTKFQAIDVRFGINFIIGQKEPESMMEANKPKVKRTKAGTQSFLGQKVDVKGQEGIYTIINKQERRKKRDYEFEGDPIPKEKNRFKQRSPKERY